The Xiphias gladius isolate SHS-SW01 ecotype Sanya breed wild chromosome 17, ASM1685928v1, whole genome shotgun sequence genome includes the window CGACATACCCGACCCTGTGTGCACATTTGAAGAGCTGCAGTCTGAGTATCGTCTCAACCTGCGTGTCCTTCAGAACCTCAAAGACGCAGGGCTGAACTCCCCGACGCCGATACAGATGCAGGCAATACCGCTCATGATGCACGTGAGTACAGAAACAACACATTCAGTGTGTTGTCAACAGTACACGGACGGTGGGTTTGTGAGGATTTCTGTGTGACTGGTTTCTCTGTCAGGGTCGGGAGCTCCTGGCCTGCGCTCCCACAGGATCGGGAAAGACTCTGGCTTTCTGTCTCCCGCTGCTCGCTCACCTGCAGCAGCCGGCCAATCTGGGCTTCAGAGCTGTGATTATCTCCCCAACCAGAGAACTGGCCAGCcaggtacacacaaacacacacacacacacacacacacacacgccagtCTGTTTGCTGTAATGAACGTTTTCTATCACAGGATGAGGTGAGActatttttaataacatttgaGGCGGAAGGCAGctgtttgcagtgaaaaaagCCCTAAACACCCACCGTGCGGTTTCTGCTCTGATACAGTCAGAGACTTGCTGCAAAACATAGTGCTGCAATTAGctgctgaagagccagatatttccctcacgAGTCTGTGGGGAGtaaagacagagctaaaagagagtgactATTGGAGTTACATttatcaggtggacagaaactcCAATCGAATGACAATATTGCTCCATAACTGCagaatgtttaaatatgcagcTGTTTGTTAACAGCTTCACCATGTcagcttaaaaggtgatgatatgtcagtgttgtgtttcaacttgtttccactgccccaaaTTGGCTCAAAAATCAGTTATTTCCGGATTAGGAATCACTTACATTACAAATCAATTACTAAGTCaatgtttctcaaaaacaataatgttttctgaaaaacttAAGGATGTCTCTCAGAAAAAAATTTCTATTCCAGTTTGACTTTCCATTATCAAGCAATCCAGTCCAATCTTTCATATCATCATATTCAGAACATTTATTGATATCAAGGAAGGAGACCTGAGGACCTGAGTATCCAGACTTTAATCCCTATTGAATACAGTTTCAGGTAGTTTCAGCTagatcacatactgtatgtttgcttgCATTTTAACACCATTAAatcagttttgttgtgttgtgtttagaCCTACAGAGAGCTGCTCCGCTTGTCAGAGGGAGTCGGTTTTAGAGTTCACATCATAGACAAAGCTTCCCTGGCAGCCAAGAAGTATGGAccacagtcaaacaaaaaatacgGTACGAAACGGCAAATGTGTTTGCAGACGTGGTGCATCTGATTGCCCTCGATCATTGTTTACATCCTGCGTTTCTGTGCGCAGATATACTCGTCAGTACTCCAAACAGGCTCATCTTCCTTCTCCAGCAGGATCCCCCAGCCCTCGACCTCAGCAGGTAACATTTGATATGctactctgacattttttgcttaatttaaGATCGTTTCTTGTCTCTATTCCCACTGGCAATTGcctaaaaatgacaaaaatgattttaaaaaaaattggagatTGATCGTTGTCTGGCGTTGGTGTTCAGTGTGGAGTGGCTGGTGGTCGATGAGTCCGATAAGCTGTTTGAAGATGGTAGGACGGGCTTCAGGGAGCAGCTGGCCACAGTGTTTCTAGCCTGCTCTGGTTCAAAGGTGCGCAGGGCTTTCTTCAGCGCCACCTGCACGCTGGACGTAGAGCAGTGGTGCCGTCTGAACCTCGACAACCTGGTGTCAGTCAACATCGGACACAGGTAATAATCTACCCGTGACACTCCTTACTTTGATGAACATGTATGGGAATTTTTCTCGCattagaaaaatgaatttatggTCTTCTCAGAAATACAGCTGTTAAGACGGTggaacagcagctgctgtttgtcGGTACGGAGAGCGGCAAACTGGTGGCCATGAGGGACATCATCAAAAAAGTACGGACACATCTAGGAGGTTACTTTTCAAGCTTGTAAAGAACTTATTCATTTTGTGAACAAGATTATCCCACAGTCatgagtttgacttttttttttctggctgaatacaattttaaaaatgacaaagatggGTTAATTTATACGTTAAATTCTGACATAGTAGTATTCAGTTAAACTGTTGCTATCCAAGGGtaagagacattaaaaaaacatcaatgatCAGGTTCTGTTTCTTTAAGACTTAAGATGGAATGAAAGGATGCTCTCCCTGCTGTGTTTCAGGGTTTTCTGCCTCCCATGCTGGTGTTTGTTCAGTCTATAGAGCGAGCACGGGAGCTTTTCCACGAGTTGGTTTATGAGGGCATCAATGTAGATGTGATCCACGCAGACCGCACACAGcagcaggtacacacacacacacacagacacacacacacaaacacactgtatggTCCTCTCTGTGTCACTGAAGAGCAGCTTGGTATTTATCCTCCTCGTGTGTGGCTCTTCTGTTTCAGAGGGACAATGTAGTGAACAGTTTTCGCGCTGGTAAGATTTGGGTGTTGATCTGCACGGCTCTGCTCGCCAGAGGAATCGACTTCAAAGGAGTCAACCTTGTGCTGAACTACGACTTCCCCACCAGCGCTGTGGAATACATCCACCGAATTGGTTAGTTTAATATGATCACTTTTTGTTTTAGGCTGAGATGATTAACCTATTAgtgagatttatttatttatttattttttacattaacaattaatcataatttactgtttattataagattttcttgttttgttcattttatatcattgtgaGTCGGACTTTGGTAACTTGTTATGGTCACATGTCATcatctttgacattttacaaactaaatgattaactgaataatcaaaaaagaaaagaaattaattaatcaataatgtatATCATTGTTAGTAGTGGCCCTAATCCCTTGTTGATATCAGTCTGTTTGCTGTTCTTCAGGTCGCACGGGCAGAGCTGGACATCAGGGGACGGCCATCACCTTCTTCACAGAAAATGACAAGCCACTGCTGCGCAAGTACGTGGAGACAgtacatgaaacacacaaaaagtgcAGACTGATTTTCCTTTGCAGATCAACATGTAAGGCTTGCTTTTGTGTATGTGACCCTGGAGAATTAGTCTGCCAGGTGGCTGAAGGCAAAGAAGATGGCTGATGTCCAAAAAGGCAAAAAGCCCCAAAAAATccttaaagaaaacaatttgtCTGCAGTACAGTGATGGAAATACCGTAATATGTTTTGGGGTAGATGCGTTTGATTGGGTTCACTTTCCTCCAACCATGCTACGTAAATTTTAGACAGGACACCACATTATCTACGTTTTTGCCACAGCATGCGGCTGGAGTCTGTACAGagttcatgcttttttttctgagatgtACTAAAATTAAACCCTTTTCTCTGAATCTATTTCTCCCTGCACctctttttttaacagcattGCTAATGTCATAAAACAAGCTGGATGTCCTGTACCCGATTACATGATTGGCTTCAAGAAGATACACAGGTGAAGGAGAtgggtgatgatgatgatgatgatgaaatgcCACAATTACCAAAACGTTTGAagtgattttttgttttcatttgttgctaAATGGATCAGTTTAAGTTTTGGTAATATGGCTATAATAGtccatttgtatttgtttctgtttagcAAAGTGAAGCGCAGACTTGAGAAGCAACCTCCCAAGAGAAGCACCATTTGCACAACTCCTCGCTTcctgatgaagaaaaaaggcaaagcaCAAGAACAGAAGCAGATAGTGGGTGgagagcagaaagaagaaaagaagacaaaaggaCAGGGacttaagaaaaataaaaaacagaaagaagagggaacagaaaaacacaagaaggcGTCACAGAAGATGGGATCAGATTCCTCTGGAGCCAAGTTAAAAAAGTAAGCAAGGTGGGGGAGGGCATCCTAATAATAAAGTTTCCTGTGCGTTTAATTTCCAAACACTCCCATGTATTCATGCAGAATTCTGCAATAAACAAATGATGCTCATATACATGAAATGATTGTCTATCTAGATCTGTTTTATGCCAGAAGAACTGACTTTGCATCTGAAAGTGGCCTATCAACCTGAGTAtttgttttagaaattaaaCCTCTTAAACTAACAAATCCGATATCTGGAATGAGTTCATTTTGGGATAAGGGGATAAGCTCTGGCAATTGTTGAGGATGTTACTCAAAAATAGCTAGAAAGaattataattttcttttttctctttaccaggaaaaaagggaggaaaaataagCAACAAGAAGATTAGAGGAGCAAGCAAATGAAAATGGAtgtggatgttgttgtttttttttctttttacatcttGAAGTCtaattttctgcaaattttcacatttgtgatTTGTGCTATCAGagtataaaataaacttttatataTAGTTTTGTTACTTTACTATTTCTGTTACATTTGTTCACCTGCAACTTGAGACACCGACAGAAcatattttaacaaacatttgtCAATAAAAATGAAGGCTGTAATGAGTGATTGATCAAAGCTTATGTTGAACTAACAAACTAGACCCAAGTACACTGAACAAGATAAAGGCGTgaaataatttatataaaactaTAACTGAAGTCAAATATGTGAGAGATGGGGGGACAAGTTCCCTCAAGATGTTTAATACTCATCAGTTAACACCACAATTTAATTGTTAAGTTCAACAACCAACACAACCCCCACCAGCCCTTATTAGAGTAGTAATCACATTGTTGAAACGACAAATTCTACTTCTTATATTTGCTTAAGGgaatttattttgatgaaactgTAGTTTACTGACAGCTGCGATCAGGTTCCTATTAAAGGTTATGTAGCCTTAAGCAAAGACTTAATTTTTGGTGCTATGTACAGCACAGGGAAAacatacagtgtactgtatctGTCATATGGCTTAAGAAAATAACTGTAGGGCTGTCATTGGcattaacttttcttttttgcaaagtGTCATGTTATGCATAATTTAGGTGTGGAGAAAGTAAATCACTTGTGAAAGTTTAAGCTCACAGAGGGCAACCTAGCAACtgaagctgatttaaaaaaaaaaaaaaatttaatgttattcattaaatgtttatatggctaacattaacatttaatgttaGCCATATAATCATCTTTAAAGCTCAGGATGTTTCACTCttttaaaagggaaataaaaatgtatccaGCAGTCTGAAGTGACAAGAGTTAACTGGGAAGAAGGCAGCTTTCTAAGCGAGCCGCTTTTCCTGAAACAGACttcaaaacaataataataaatgatgtgCAAATACAGTACCATATCTAACTGTGGTGCTGTATACAAATAGTTACTGGAAAAGCGTTTAAAGCTGGGTTTTGAGTCAGTCCAGTTCTTTGTATGTGATGTGCAATTtcccacaaaaacaaataaaacctgtTGTTCAAAGAAAGTATGTTTTCATCTTGTTGCCTCTAAAACAAAGGACAATGTCTTTTATCCTGTAAAGAAAACGGTTGCCCCGCCACGAAAAACAAGCGATAATCATCTAACAGTAGAGAACAAATTGTTTGTACCCTATGCGAATCTATTTTCTTAACTATCGCGATACGTTTGCCGTGAGATCTCGCCCATGCATTATACCTCAGGAAACCCCGTTCATTCTTCCTTTCTCAACATGGCACCGAAGGTGAAGAAGGAAGGTCTGTCAATctcatcatttttaatgaataaactGTATAGTTTTCACAAATAATATCTTTAAGGTTCACTAGATGTGGCCGAAATGTAAGGATAAAGTGACAATGGTTTAAATAACCCCATGGtatttctgtcaacattttaaatatgtagaTAACGCAGACAGTGTCTCCGGCATGTCTGCTGGAACGTGATGCTAAgctaatattagcatgttagcgtggATAATGCTGACTAAAAACACTGTCCTTTTAAAAGTTGTGCTTCTGTCCTAATTTTATTCCTACACTGTCTATTGTGGACGCGTCATAAATAGTTTACATTAATACGTCTTAGTTAGTAACCGTATTTATTTAAATAGGTTAGCTTATTAGCTGTTTTGTGGCAATGTTAGCACTCACCGCACCTCAGCGGTGTTTGAAACGTAATAGTTACACGCGAAAGCctcattctttgttttattacaggAAAACTAAATACAGTGCCTACAATTTTGGACCTTTAGTTGGTTGTTGACAGTGGATCTGTAACGTGAAATCCTGATGGGCTTTATGACGATTCGGTACCAGTCATGTGTCCCAGTAAAAGATGAGTGTAGTTTGAAGCTCTGCTAAGTTGTTTGGTAGACTAAAATGCTGCTCTTGTAATTTCAAGAGCTGAATGAGGGCTGAAGTGGCTGCACTGCAGATCTGCAATGGCAGATGTAACCCCTAAATTCATGTATTTATCAGTAATTTCTGTTTATGccataataaaatatattagaaGCAGTGACTTGAGACTTACCATATATATGGcaacttgtgtgtgtatattgtttgccattgacagtaaaaaaaaataaaaataaaaaaaactttgtcagttgtcatggaaaacGTGCTTCAGTGGTACTACACCACCCCTCATCAGACAGATGTCATACAGAAGTGAAGCTTTTCATGTCTCAGCTTGTCAACGTAAATTTAGACTTTCCTGATGATTTTGTGAAGGGAACAGGAAACTTTgatcatttataaaaacaaactagGACTCAGTTTAGTGCAATAAACTTACGCAcaatatgtgaaatattttgagacAGGTGATGGTGCTGCTTTGTGGCTTATTACTATGTTAGAAATTTCAGGAGCACACACGGCTGACTAGCAGTCTAACGCATGGTATTTCTGTCTTAGCTGTCCCTGCCAAGACTGAGGCCAAGTCAAAGGCTCTGAAGGCCAAAAAGGCTGTGCTCAAAGGCGTACATagccagaggaagaagaaagtcAGGACTTCTCCCACCTTCCGTCGCCCCAAAACCCTCCGTCTCCGCAGGCAGCCCAAGTATCCTCGCAAGAGTGCACCCCGCAGGAACAAGTGAGTTACAATAACTGCATGCTGCTAATAAATGGACAGGGAGTAAACCTGGTGCATATGATGGTAATAGCGATCAAAGTATGAAAAAGCATGATTCCAGCTTTATAAACTACTGATGCACCcaactaaaataattaagtgTTTGTAGTAGAGAATATTAAGCAATAGACGTATGTTAGGTAGTGTTTTTAGAAGATTTTTAAAGGTCTGTTttgtagagacagacagaaaaatgaggGCTTTTGACtcacatgctttttttctgtaggtTGGATCACTATGCCATCATCAAGTTCCCCTTGACAACAGAGTCTGCCATGAAGAAGATTGAAGACAACAACACACTTGTGTTCATTGTGGATGTCAAGGCAAACAAACACCAGATCAAACACGCTGTCAAGAAGCTGTACGACATTGACGTCGCCAAAGTCAACACACTCATCAGGTAAAAACCTTAACCCAGGCTGAGCTGAATGCCAGCTTCATATTGTTGGAAACTGAACTGCTGATGGCATTATTTTGTGCTCTACcctttttaatgtattattcaTAATTCATGCCAGAATGGTAATGAGTGGAATATTGGGTTACTGTAATCACAGCTAAATTTGTAGTTTGCGTCATTGGACTCAGGAGTGAACGGTCGCTATAGTTGATTTCACTATTTAATATACATATCCAGATATTGCTGTTATTTCATCTTGAACAGAATAATTTGAGGATTAGGGATTGGTTCAAGGTGTGGCATAGAAAGTTCCCTGAATTTAGTCTTGTGTTGTGAATATAAACTTGCTTGCACAGATTTGACTTACCACCGTGCTTTCGTTGCTTCATTTgcccatcttttttttctgaccgGTATTCAGGCCTGATGGTGAGAAGAAGGCGTACGTTCGTCTCGCACCAGATTACGATGCGTTGGATGTTGCAAACAAGGTGAGTTGTTAGTCATTCAACAGGGTAAAggtgttttgagtttttaaggCTTGTTGAGTTTAACATAATGGTTGTATTTGCGTTCAGAAGTTGTCAGTCCTGTGCAAGTGATGTAAACTTTTATTGATCTGAATGTCTGTGATGCATTCAAAGGAACCACTGATGCCAGATAATACTGGTACAGTTGTATTCACTTTGTTGATGAACATTGTGTGATTCATGTCTTTTTCTTCACAGATTGGCATCATCTAAACTGTGGCTGAAGAGACTTGTGGaagaataaatatttgtataaaCTAAAACTGATTCAGTCTCCTTGTGTATTTGTGATTTGTCTTAACATATGGATACATAGTGAAAGAGGTTTTCCCTGCTTTTACAAACACTGCCTGAGATACAATTTTTCAGGGCATATAAGATTAATCAGCTGTGTGAAGCAAATTCAGTTTGATATTTGTCAATATGTAGTCTTCATGTCGCAAGTAAAATGCCCGCAATTTTTTCCCCAGGAacctttctttaaaaaaatgtgaatacagTAGTGTTTAACAGAAGCTGTTTCTGAAAGTATCCATGTCTCCTCCTAACAACACTGTCATGAGTTAGAACAAATATTACAGCTTCATTCCTTGGTCTGTCAATGCATGCAGTTGTGCTAGACTACTTTTGGTTTCATGCAACCATGTAAGTGATTTAAAATTATATGGACAGTTTTGTACAAAGAGTACCAGGCATCAATGTCTTTTTAGCTtgtaaactattttaaaaatgtgattaagcATCATTTGTCAGTTTGGCTTCTATTTGTAGAATACATTGACAAATGAAAGTCCAGTTTCTCTTGAGTATTGGTCCCATAGGACACAGATTTTTAAGTTTATTCCATAAGTGGTTAATTTTGTGCTTAAATTTCTGATGCAGGTTTCCTTCTACCGGTTACCAGAGCAagttttaaatgtcttaaactTCTAATACTACTATATAATGTTGACATAGTTTTACTGAAGTTGCTTATATACCATAAGCCCTAGTAACGGtaatgaggaaggaaaaaaaaccttgccaGTGTTCCCATAGCAGGTAATAAATGTGCTTGTTGAACTCGTTCTCAGTACATCCATGGTTGAACAGGACGGGCTTAAACTAAAGCACAATTACTGCCAATAGTAACAGGCGCATTAGACTGAAAAATCAGGTTTACAGTGGCAGACATGTTGAAACCAAATTTATTAATATTGTTCCTACATTCACTGAATAAATGACAGCAATTGCAGGCCACAGAACTGACAGTTGTCAGTGTTGCCAGTTTCTGGTGcgaaagcaaaggaaaaatgCAGGATTAGTATCACCAGATGTCTGAGAAAAAGGACTTACGACATATTTACTTATGTGTAATTTTTTACTCAAGAACAgaatatattcatgtttttatgtaaaataaataaagctgtcTTCACAATTGGAGATGTTGGGTAATTCACTAAAGTAAGTTCAATTTGATAGTAAGGTgctattaaaatattgtttcataGAGAAAACTGAGAATATGCCTTAGTTTTACATTTCTAGTTTAGTAAAAGtgattcaaattttgaaaagtaaacttTAGCTTCTCTAATAAAGAAATGGTCAAAATCTAATAAGACAAACCCTGCAGTAAATGCTGTAAAGTTTATACAGATTCCTTTAACTTTCATAAAGTTTAGTTTTTCATACAGATGACATTGtaacttgtttatttaattatctTTTGATTCAGTCAGCACTGAATCTACTTGTAACCACTTTTTTTG containing:
- the ddx52 gene encoding probable ATP-dependent RNA helicase DDX52 yields the protein MDAFELFRKLGAGAKFDLKRFGQDAVRFKVVRCHKGEASLDPLSAIDYFGTGPVSGAQSRTTVLEEEDGGGGGGGEEYEEGSESGDSGAGAKRKRKDEESGVRKKKKKKKTKRNQVEVEAGGGPLKDTEGNGITWTSALDIKIQNLPSDGKEKNSLKRLKHQHQEKVNRIRSQHRINVHGCDIPDPVCTFEELQSEYRLNLRVLQNLKDAGLNSPTPIQMQAIPLMMHGRELLACAPTGSGKTLAFCLPLLAHLQQPANLGFRAVIISPTRELASQTYRELLRLSEGVGFRVHIIDKASLAAKKYGPQSNKKYDILVSTPNRLIFLLQQDPPALDLSSVEWLVVDESDKLFEDGRTGFREQLATVFLACSGSKVRRAFFSATCTLDVEQWCRLNLDNLVSVNIGHRNTAVKTVEQQLLFVGTESGKLVAMRDIIKKGFLPPMLVFVQSIERARELFHELVYEGINVDVIHADRTQQQRDNVVNSFRAGKIWVLICTALLARGIDFKGVNLVLNYDFPTSAVEYIHRIGRTGRAGHQGTAITFFTENDKPLLRNIANVIKQAGCPVPDYMIGFKKIHSKVKRRLEKQPPKRSTICTTPRFLMKKKGKAQEQKQIVGGEQKEEKKTKGQGLKKNKKQKEEGTEKHKKASQKMGSDSSGAKLKKKKGRKNKQQED
- the rpl23a gene encoding 60S ribosomal protein L23a → MHYTSGNPVHSSFLNMAPKVKKEAVPAKTEAKSKALKAKKAVLKGVHSQRKKKVRTSPTFRRPKTLRLRRQPKYPRKSAPRRNKLDHYAIIKFPLTTESAMKKIEDNNTLVFIVDVKANKHQIKHAVKKLYDIDVAKVNTLIRPDGEKKAYVRLAPDYDALDVANKIGII